The proteins below come from a single Panicum hallii strain FIL2 chromosome 7, PHallii_v3.1, whole genome shotgun sequence genomic window:
- the LOC112899541 gene encoding uncharacterized protein LOC112899541 isoform X2, whose product MGDSMASPAVEPKREQNFLVRVGMDAWTQPFAVSHKVRLVHILKNLHTSEVKIYSDASKEFIKLLDGESGGEVLREYVQQSPQLGELVEAWRLHREKPGVAYILSLFATVLGHPDSKLRRHGLVKKSLDGVARMILEDKEKMGDVFLELNSGEFRRQNAALDLLAAIVRRGGGLASEVAERFDFKMAILPQLAGTMKKKGSRDGGKRQKGAESGSTRRSFVGFAMSFLEVGNPRQLRWVLQQKEVYSGVLRGIGNDDAETVMYILSTLRDNVLIEESLVPPGLRSVLFGSATLEQLSLISANRDAGEAADIAHEVLVMVCTDPKNGLMPGSNLRGNEKRLLNLMKKLKATEVAHHKNLLLAIVSERLSLCSAYMNEFPYNIEPRSSPSWFAAISLAADVIASAKCDSIVHTLSSNSHGPVSVDDEEVQVVLKCIMPNVCSRAVINRGLLHSDDLVKHGSLRLVFESVNLLCYIIDALNGMVSRGRAKSEFIGSPKITIKIDDSPVLSCSDAADASLVDEVHQGDEMQVKRWASLREYIQDEVHGAMPDPQVLLKLLSSASQKHQKNAHISEPPQKKRRCNSSSEVDDIIIGGIDAVQDKDTSEEQDLELKNDPTTTLCEIWGLDKQDPNMKDAKVVEDVFHSKLLDVLRLYLRVTPSSFDGSYDFFRIIPPNPLDLSMDEQQSLLSLLLEYSGQSGGCWNLERVPESMYKYLQPLFYIMLNSQNKNICDQAYILVKAAMASSGAFDQDFTEIDAWLAFLPGYVAKWCIRENQRVGAPNKLSHIVIPFLCDAVSVVGNNLYKYQEHTRKLISKSGQFEGTPAFSPLIICVLQKCLRLLDSESGSMKLHEKSTISLYVCNTIHLILQSQVDVQLLSDLIGAVLNERFDKFSSEEMNSSIYFAEWRPLTTMLHFLKRISSQHTYNLFTTVEHSSEFDGNSLCSVSRKVEEMLNQEQTNLPDDVATAFLFSIICAPPKDIISDFPDLLDVVKTHFPSHLAFLSSVLFLQHDYLAKVASCWPDIFFSSIRLFKDDLNFDHVNTVEDKWQNLSVSTESAPLSTFLSVSPFCALLPSVLSLAFSVPDEIREAHKDALLRLLQVKLSECTFSEVTLYLRVILFWSHHLLSSYTIKSSNILEQLCHLCFALVDRVFERIQVLTADRQSKSADLSYPVQHIQDIVDSVLHHPIIALSLSRSLSNCQSLPDGSLEYLEEALAVFSKENMHLLDRFVLNLLGKLYDLLLMVRSFETNYSRDDGMSHESLFAAPNLLLENILLLFKEKFELCMDKVNFGLLLLNFDMVRALSKFFSPVKLLDLANWMFTKLGGCSSSCSPAFVPAALMCLYIIDVAMEMICCYLQKTDQRSESYLLWDLEIHTTIIQQAYHIVLHFATKWNLEFADHCLLKMLGRIHHAERYARWSTDYVVFHIILSTLAINTPIDVLHHCILPTSKVKAKALLLLLEASPMHMNLFGNIFLEILEKDNSVLQVKDSDSNASWAQKDGAILLLPAALSCLKYHSDDNGRCTEFLEPVSIFYSELLLCDKGFSSWKSFVTRSIFEEDFSDFIPTSVKDIMVYFSGTLLGKSVMLLHYYFASKEMSKKQRMEIVSSIFPESSELLDSDVNDINPTSCTGILKVTNELFAKISLIRLLLSPRKLLSSEVTSERESKRLHKAKLNFISILVRTMDKILMNFPSSDNILSHSAKEQKVICFLEYVILKNIIELSSEIQSHLNQLKSIPFLSQFIRSSLLHRFNDPVTIKAIRCILVVLSQGKFSADEILELILGHSNFVSTITCSEVSEYRSACNPTGGMLQPAPSILKLVDSSFMEENKPQLCIAEKRRVEIIRLLRVLYDIKSRQQNNSQSSETRELVFLLLSIYGATLSETDLEILHLMNEIESPECRTITEVDHLWGPAALKFREELKLDFSKLDTHNIENAEITERRRALFRENIPVDSKLCAKTALLFCYKRSSRASAFSLEQLQRENFADSFEVTSQRMGVQIYDPIFILRFSIHTLLMGYIEPAEFARLGLLAVTLVSIASPDQELRMLGYECLGAFKKSLEASQRSKETWQLQLLLTYLQNGISEQWQRIPSIIAVFAAEASLTLLDSSHAQFTAISNFLMNSTSVSMQSIPLFPTLLQSSSVHFKAERLWMLRLLSAGSNLADDAKIYKRGRVLELALAFCSSPVSDSESKVLVLKVLKKCVKLPDLAHHLVKESGLLLWLSSVMSIFSGGSDGTESSCSRVTELTLEVVNDLITSRLITDWLQETALEQLSAISSDLCVLLINNAKLLKGNVPLLTSMLSVITSTMRLSMKRKIYQPHFTFSLHGVFNLCQATGGSSRSAEHKLAMELGIDAILMNGPMPILSEMDKSRISMVVSWATSNIFWLYSNQRSLFETSSKETPINESPLSKLLRLLVASVILGRISSIPHGKSGDLAWSSSSLGTLHSFLNDAYERVETVESCMANEMLAVIILYLQDHGQRNSDSLPSVVMALCLLLLNRSSKQVNKHLANNRGKIEMLCSKIRCPAESNPSWRWHYYQPWKDPAAPRTEMERMEEEQACRSLLILFSNAFTTCRSEFPVLSLDDVEKSGLFQWERESMVKQQHCA is encoded by the exons ATGGGCGACAGCATGGCCTCCCCTGCGGTGGAACCCAAGCGAGAGCAAAATTTTCTAGTGAGGGTGGGGATGGATGCCTGGACTCAGCCATTCGCGGTTTCCCACAAGGTCAGGTTGGTTCACATCCTCAAGAATCTCCACACCTCGGAGGTGAAAATCTACTCGGACGCGTCCAAGGAGTTCATTAAGCTACTGGACGGTGAGTCCGGTGGGGAGGTGCTACGGGAGTACGTGCAGCAGTCACCGCAGCTCGGGGAGCTGGTCGAGGCGTGGAGGCTCCACCGGGAGAAGCCGGGGGTGGCATACATACTTTCGCTCTTTGCGACGGTCCTGGGCCACCCTGACAGTAAGCTGCGGCGACATGGTTTGGTTAAGAAGAGTCTGGATGGTGTTGCGAGGATGATACTGGAGGATAAGGAGAAGATGGGGGATGTGTTTCTGGAGCTGAACAGTGGCGAGTTCCGGCGGCAGAATGCCGCGCTGGATTTGCTGGCTGCAATCGTCAGGCGTGGTGGGGGTTTGGCGTCAGAGGTCGCTGAGAGATTTGATTTTAAGATGGCTATTTTGCCACAGCTTGCAGGAACAATGAAGAAGAAAGGAAGCAGAGATGGAGGGAAACGGCAGAAGGGTGCTGAATCTGGGTCCACAAGGCGGTCATTTGTTGGGTTTGCCATGTCGTTTTTGGAGGTTGGGAACCCAAGGCAGCTAAGATGGGTCCTTCAACAGAAGGAGGTATACTCAGGGGTGCTTCGTGGGATCGGGAATGATGATGCCGAGACTGTCATGTACATCCTCTCAACTTTGCGAGATAATGTCCTGATAGAGGAGTCACTTGTGCCACCAGGGCTCAGGAGCGTCCTCTTTGGAAGTGCCACATTGGAGCAGCTGAGCTTGATTTCAGCGAACCGGGATGCAGGAGAAGCAGCTGACATTGCTCATGAGGTATTGGTCATGGTGTGCACTGATCCGAAAAATGGATTGATGCCAGGATCAAACTTGAGAGGTAATGAGAAACGCTTGCTGAATCTCATGAAAAAGTTAAAAGCTACTGAGGTTGCTCACCACAAAAATTTGTTGCTGGCCATTGTGAGTGAGAGGCTGTCTCTTTGTTCGGCATACATGAATGAGTTCCCTTATAATATCGAGCCACGGTCATCTCCTTCATG GTTTGCGGCCATCTCCCTTGCAGCTGATGTTATAGCTTCAGCAAAATGTGATAGCATTGTTCATACTCTTTCATCCAATTCACATGGTCCGGTATCTGTAGATGATGAAGAAGTTCAGGTAGTCTTGAAGTGCATCATGCCCAATGTATGCTCTCGAGCAGTGATAAATAGGGGGTTGCTGCATTCTGATGATCTTGTGAAGCATGGTTCACTGAGGCTTGTTTTTGAGTCAGTTAACCTGTTATGCTATATTATCGACGCCCTCAATGGCATGGTATCAAGAGGGAGAGCAAAGTCAGAATTCATTGGCTCACCGAAAATAACCATCAAAATAGATGATTCGCCTGTATTAAGCTGTTCTGATGCTGCAGATGCATCCTTAGTTGATGAGGTTCACCAGGGAGATGAAATGCAGGTCAAGAGGTGGGCATCTCTAAGAGAATACATCCAAGATGAAGTTCACGGAGCTATGCCTGATCCTCAAGTCCTTCTCAAGTTACTCTCTTCTGCTAGTCAGAAGCATCAGAAAAATGCTCACATTTCAGAGCCGCCGCAAAAGAAACGAAGATGCAATTCTTCCAGTGAGGTTGATGATATTATTATTGGTGGGATTGATGCTGTGCAGGATAAGGACACATCTGAAGAACAAGACCTGGAGTTAAAAAATGATCCCACAACCACCTTGTGTGAGATATGGGGTTTAGATAAACAAGATCCGAACATGAAAGATGCAAAAGTTGTAGAAGATGTCTTCCACTCAAAGTTGCTGGATGTTCTCAGGCTTTATTTG AGGGTGACGCCTAGCTCTTTTGATGGATCATATGATTTCTTTAGGATTATACCACCTAACCCATTGGATCTATCCATGGATGAACAACAGTCCTTATTATCTCTTTTACTCGAGTATTCAGGCCAATCTGGAGGATGTTGGAACCTAGAAAGAGTTCCAGAGTCAATGTACAAGTATCTACAACCCTTGTTTTACATCATGTTGAATTCACAAAATAAGAACATCTGTGATCAAGCATACATTTTAGTCAAAGCTGCTATGGCAAGTTCTGGTGCGTTTGATCAGGACTTCACGGAGATTGATGCATGGTTGGCTTTCTTGCCTGGTTATGTGGCCAAATGGTGTATAAGAGAGAACCAAAGAGTTGGAGCACCTAATAAATTGTCACACATTGTGATTCCTTTCCTCTGTGATGCTGTTTCAGTAGTTGGTAACAACTTGTACAAATACCAAGAGCACACACGCAAACTTATCTCTAaatcaggccagtttgaag GCACTCCAGCTTTCAGCCCTCTGATTATTTGTGTTCTTCAGAAATGCCTTAGGCTACTTGACTCAGAGTCCGGAAGTATGAAATTACACGAGAAGTCCACTATTTCATTGTATGTGTGCAACACGATCCACCTTATTCTGCAGTCTCAG GTGGACGTGCAATTATTGTCTGATCTTATAGGTGCTGTTCTAAATGAGAGATTTGATAAGTTTTCATCTGAAGAAATGAACTCTTCGATTTATTTTGCTGAATGGAGGCCATTAACAACTATGCTGCATTTCTTGAAGAGAATTTCCAGCCAGCACACTTATAATCTGTTCACCACGGTGGAACATTCTTCTGAGTTTGATGGTAACTCGTTGTGCTCTGTATCTAGAAAGGTTGAAGAAATGTTGAATCAAGAACAAACTAATTTGCCGGATGATGTGGCAACTGCATTCTTATTTTCAATCATATGTGCACCTCCAAAGGATATTATCAGTGACTTTCCAGATCTTCTTGATGTTGTGAAAACACATTTTCCATCTCATCTTGCTTTCCTCTCGTCGGTTCTTTTTCTGCAACATGATTATCTAGCTAAAGTTGCTAGTTGTTGGCCAGATATATTCTTCAGCAGCATCAGACTGTTCAAGGATGATCTGAATTTTGACCATGTAAACACTGTTGAGGACAAATGGCAAAACCTCTCTGTTTCTACAGAATCAGCTCCCCTGAGTACATTTTTAAGTGTCAGTCCCTTCTGTGCACTTTTACCTTCAGTATTGAGCCTTGCATTTTCTGTGCCAGATGAAATCAGGGAAGCACATAAGGATGCACTTCTAAGACTTCTTCAAGTTAAGTTGTCTGAATGTACATTCAGTGAGGTTACCTTGTACCTGAGAGTCATCTTGTTCTGGAGTCATCACCTGCTGTCATCATATACCATTAAGTCTTCAAATATTCTTGAACAACTATGCCATTTGTGCTTTGCTCTTGTTGATCGAGTATTTGAGCGCATTCAAGTTTTGACTGCTGACAGACAGTCAAAATCTGCAGACCTGTCCTATCCAGTTCAACATATCCAAGACATTGTTGATTCCGTTCTTCACCATCCTATAATTGCCCTGTCTTTGTCACGCTCTTTATCCAATTGCCAGAGTTTACCAGATGGGAGTTTGGAATATCTGGAAGAAGCTTTGGCTGTTTTTTCAAAGGAAAATATGCACCTTTTAGATCGTTTTGTTTTAAACCTTTTGGGTAAACTGTATGATCTTTTACTAATGGTTCGTAGCTTTGAAACTAACTACTCTAGAGATGATGGCATGTCCCATGAGTCACTGTTTGCTGCTCCAAATCTTCTGCTGGAGAACATACTGTTGTTGTTCAAGGAGAAGTTTGAGCTCTGCATGGACAAAGTGAACTTTGGATTGCTTTTGCTAAATTTTGACATGGTTCGTGCACTGTCCAAATTCTTTTCTCCTGTCAAACTCCTGGACCTTGCAAATTGGATGTTCACAAAATTGGGCGGTTGCAGCTCCAGTTGTTCACCTGCTTTTGTTCCTGCTGCTTTGATGTGTCTATATATTATTGATGTTGCCATGGAAATGATATGCTGTTATCTACAAAAAACTGACCAGAGATCAGAATCATATCTACTATGGGACTTGGAGATTCATACCACCATCATTCAGCAAGCTTATCACATTGTTCTTCATTTTGCTACTAAATGGAATCTTGAATTTGCGGATCATTGCTTGCTGAAGATGCTGGGTCGTATCCATCACGCAGAAAGATATGCAAGGTGGAGCACTGACTATGTTGTGTTCCATATCATATTATCTACATTGGCCATCAATACTCCCATTGACGTTCTTCATCACTGCATCTTGCCCACATCTAAGGTTAAAGCAAAAGCCTTACTGTTGCTTTTGGAAGCAAGTCCCATGCATATGAACCTTTTTGGCAATATATTCTTGGAAATTTTAGAAAAGGACAATTCTGTTCTGCAAGTCAAGGATTCTGATTCTAATGCTTCATGGGCTCAAAAAGATGGTGCTATACTTCTATTGCCTGCTGCTTTATCATGCTTGAAGTATCACAGTGATGACAATGGGCGGTGTACTGAATTCCTTGAGCCAGTTTCAATCTTTTATTCTGAACTCCTGTTATGTGATAAAGGGTTTTCAAGCTGGAAAAGTTTTGTTACCAGAAGCATTTTTGAGGAAGATTTTAGTGACTTTATACCCACATCAGTTAAAGATATAATGGTTTATTTCAGTGGCACTCTTTTGGGGAAATCAGTTATGTTGTTGCACTACTATTTTGCTTCAAAAGAAATGTCCAAGAAGCAACGCATGGAAATAGTTAGTTCAATATTTCCAGAATCATCTGAGCTATTAGATTCTGATGTTAATGATATTAATCCGACTTCATGCACGGGCATTCTGAAGGTTACTAATGAACTGTTTGCGAAGATATCGCTAATTAGACTGTTGCTATCTCCTAGAAAATTATTGTCCAGTGAAGTAACTTCAGAGAGGGAGTCCAAGAGATTGCACAAAGCAAAACTAAATTTCATTAGCATATTGGTGAGAACTATGGATAAAATACTCATGAATTTCCCTTCGAGTGACAATATCTTATCACACTCTGCTAAGGAACAAAAGGTAATCTGTTTTCTGGAATATGTAATTCTCAAGAATATCATCGAACTGTCTTCAGAGATTCAAAGTCATCTAAACCAGTTGAAGTCAATACCATTCCTTAGCCAATTCATTAGATCATCCCTCCTGCACAGATTCAATGATCCTGTCACAATAAAAGCAATTCGATGTATCCTTGTAGTGCTATCACAAGGAAAATTCTCTGCTGATGAAATTCTTGAACTTATACTGGGTCACTCCAATTTTGTGTCGACAATAACATGCAGTGAAGTTTCTGAATATCGATCTGCTTGTAACCCGACAGGGGGGATGCTACAGCCAGCTCCAAGTATTTTGAAATTAGTTGATTCTTCTTTCATGGAAGAAAACAAACCACAACTTTGTATTGCAGAAAAGAGAAGAGTTGAAATCATCAGATTACTAAGGGTACTGTATGATATTAAGAGCAGGCAACAGAATAATAGTCAATCGAGTGAAACAAGAGAATTGGTTTTCTTGCTTTTGTCTATTTATGGTGCAACTCTTAGTGAAACAGATTTGGAGATACTTCATCTTATGAATGAGATAGAATCACCTGAGTGCAGAACCATTACTGAAGTGGACCATCTATGGGGACCTGCAGCTCTGAAATTCAGAGAAGAACTGAAACTGGATTTTTCAAAATTAGACACACATAACATAGAGAATGCAGAAATTACTGAAAGACGAAGGGCACTGTTTCGGGAGAACATACCGGTTGATTCCAAGCTCTGTGCAAAGACAGCTTTGCTATTTTGCTATAAACGATCTTCAAGGGCTTCTGCTTTCTCACTGGAACAGCTTCAACGGGAGAACTTTGCCGATAGCTTCGAG GTAACATCTCAAAGAATGGGTGTTCAGATTTATGATCCTATTTTTATCTTGCGGTTCTCAATTCATACTCTCCTCATGGGTTACATTGAGCCTGCTGAATTTGCCCGACTAGGGCTGCTTGCAGTAACACTTGTTAGTATAGCATCTCCTGATCAAGAATTAAGGATGCTGGGCTATGAATGCCTAGGAGCATTCAAAAAATCCCTTGAG GCTTCTCAGAGAAGCAAGGAAACATGGCAGCTTCAGCTCCTTTTGACATATCTTCAGAATGGGATATCCGAACAGTGGCAGAGGATTCCTTCCATTATTGCTGTTTTTGCTGCAGAAGCATCTTTGACGCTACTGGACAGCTCACATGCTCAATTCACTGCCATTAGCAATTTTTTAATGAATTCGACCTCTGTCAGCATGCAG aGCATTCCGTTATTTCCAACCTTATTGCAGAGTAGTTCAGTTCATTTTAAAGCTGAACGATTGTGGATGCTTCGGTTATTATCTGCTGGATCAAACTTAGCTGATGATGCCAAAATATACAAGAGAGGAAGAGTCTTAGAGCTTGCTCTTGCGTTCTGTTCTTCACCTGTTTCAGATTCTGAATCGAAGGTTTTAGTCCTTAAG GTGCTGAAGAAGTGTGTGAAGCTGCCAGATCTAGCTCATCATCTAGTAAAAGAGTCTGGCCTTCTGTTGTGGTTATCCTCTGTTATGTCAATCTTTAGTGGAGGATCCGATGGTACCGAAAGCTCTTGTTCTAGAGTAACTGAATTGACGTTGGAG GTAGTCAATGATTTGATAACATCAAGACTAATTACAGATTGGCTCCAAGAAACTGCCCTTGAGCAACTCTCGGCGATATCATCAGACCTTTGTGTCCTTCTAATTAACAATGCCAAATTATTGAAAGGAAATGTTCCCTTGTTGACTTCAATGCTTAGTGTGATTACATCAACAATGAGGTTGTCTATGAAAAGGAAGATATACCAACCCCATTTTACCTTCTCCCTCCATGGTGTATTTAATCTGTGCCAAGCTACTGGTGGCAGCTCAAGAAGTGCAGAGCATAAGCTTGCAATGGAACTTGGTATCGATGCCATTCTTATGAATGGACCTATGCCAATTTTATCTGAAATG GATAAGTCAAGGATATCAATGGTTGTTTCTTGGGCAACTTCAAACATCTTCTGGTTGTACTCTAACCAAAGGTCTCTGTTTGAAACATCCTCCAAAGAAACACCTATAAATGAGTCTCCACTTTCAAAGCTTTTGCGATTGTTAGTGGCTTCTGTTATACTTGGGAGGATATCCAGCATCCCTCATGGAAAGAGTGGAGATCTTGCTTGGAGCTCCAGCAGTCTTGGAACTCTTCATTCTTTCTTGAATGATGCATATGAAAGGGTTGAAACAGTGGAGAGTTGCATGGCAAATGAAATGCTAGCTGTCATTATACTGTACCTTCAAGACCATGGGCAGAGGAACAGTGATTCTTTGCCATCAGTTGTGATGGCGCTTTGCTTGTTGCTTCTTAACAGATCCAGTAAGCAAG TGAACAAGCACCTGGCCAACAACCGTGGAAAAATTGAAATGCTTTGCTCAAAGATACGCTGTCCTGCTGAATCTAATCCTTCATGGAGATG GCATTACTATCAACCCTGGAAGGACCCTGCTGCGCCGCGCACCGAGATGGAGCGCATGGAAGAAGAGCAGGCCTGCCGAAGCCTCCTTATCCTATTTTCCAATGCTTTCACTACCTGCCGGTCAGAATTTCCGGTATTGTCACTGGATGATGTTGAGAAGTCCGGCCTATTCCAGTGGGAAAGAGAGTCCATGGTTAAACAGCAACATTGCGCTTAG